One genomic window of Prochlorococcus sp. MIT 0801 includes the following:
- a CDS encoding mechanosensitive ion channel family protein: MDDFYKNIIISLLTFSIGCIISLVSPKILKKILRKITSATQSKTDDYIATLLLETIKPLGFILSFIVAWKVLLIGGIVDKTLIGISKFLCLIYIVRFVNRVFLKIIQRWASKINDQSISEMIRSLSPMVGASVWSLGVIFYLQNMGVQMAAIWALLSAGGIGAGLALKEPVQEFFEYITILLDKPFQSGQFIHIDGIWAKVERVGVRSTRLRSINGEAIVMSNSRLTNGVISNYAEMKKRRLVHKLGVVYETTYEQTKSIPMLIKNIVDKTENAIFDRCHFIEFANSSLDFELVYYIPTSDYLLAMSAQQEINLEIMKKFQNENINFAYPTQTIHVNK; the protein is encoded by the coding sequence ATGGACGATTTTTATAAAAACATAATTATTTCATTACTTACCTTTAGCATAGGTTGCATTATTTCCTTGGTGAGTCCAAAAATCTTAAAAAAGATTTTAAGGAAAATAACCTCTGCGACACAAAGCAAAACTGATGACTATATAGCGACTCTTCTACTTGAGACTATTAAACCCTTAGGGTTTATCTTAAGTTTCATAGTTGCATGGAAAGTCTTACTAATTGGTGGAATAGTAGATAAGACATTAATTGGTATTAGTAAGTTTCTATGCCTTATTTATATTGTCAGATTTGTAAATAGAGTATTTTTAAAAATAATACAAAGATGGGCAAGCAAAATAAATGATCAATCTATTAGTGAAATGATTCGTTCACTTAGTCCAATGGTTGGAGCATCTGTTTGGAGTCTAGGAGTTATTTTTTATCTTCAAAATATGGGTGTCCAAATGGCTGCCATTTGGGCTCTTTTAAGTGCAGGAGGTATAGGAGCTGGACTGGCTTTAAAGGAACCAGTTCAAGAGTTCTTCGAATACATAACGATCCTCCTAGACAAACCATTTCAAAGTGGACAGTTTATTCATATTGATGGGATCTGGGCAAAAGTTGAGAGAGTAGGCGTTAGATCAACACGCCTAAGAAGTATTAACGGCGAAGCAATAGTAATGAGCAATAGCCGACTCACAAATGGAGTAATATCAAATTATGCTGAGATGAAAAAAAGAAGACTCGTTCATAAATTAGGTGTGGTTTATGAAACTACATACGAACAAACGAAAAGCATACCTATGCTGATAAAAAATATTGTTGATAAAACTGAAAATGCGATCTTCGACCGATGTCATTTTATCGAATTCGCAAATAGCAGTCTTGATTTTGAACTTGTCTATTACATTCCTACAAGTGATTATCTTCTAGCAATGTCAGCTCAGCAAGAAATTAATCTAGAGATTATGAAGAAATTCCAAAATGAGAATATTAATTTTGCTTATCCAACCCAAACAATTCATGTAAATAAATAA
- a CDS encoding isochorismatase family protein gives MDKFLKKNRTPINVNNNNNILVENETLLLIVDVQQKLIKNIKDNQLLIFNIKKLIDTCNLLNVRIAITEQNPLKLGKTIESITENNEYPKFEKMEFSCIKNKNFINYINDYNFKNIIVSGIESHICVLQTSIDLLQKGFNILIPRDAIGSRNEMDNDTAFLRLILSGAVASTTESLICQLCKTSNRKEFREVSKILKNSFEIK, from the coding sequence ATGGATAAATTTTTAAAAAAAAATCGAACCCCAATCAATGTGAATAATAATAATAATATATTAGTAGAGAATGAAACATTACTACTTATAGTAGATGTTCAACAAAAGCTCATAAAAAATATAAAAGACAATCAATTATTAATATTTAATATTAAAAAGCTTATTGATACATGCAATTTGCTTAATGTTCGAATCGCTATTACGGAACAAAATCCATTGAAACTTGGGAAGACTATAGAATCAATTACAGAAAATAATGAATATCCTAAATTTGAAAAAATGGAATTCAGTTGTATTAAGAATAAGAACTTTATAAATTATATAAATGATTATAATTTTAAAAATATAATAGTTAGTGGTATTGAGAGTCATATATGTGTTCTTCAGACATCGATTGATCTTTTACAAAAAGGGTTCAACATTCTAATTCCAAGAGATGCTATTGGCAGTAGGAATGAAATGGATAATGATACTGCTTTTCTAAGGCTTATATTATCCGGTGCAGTTGCGTCTACGACTGAAAGTCTAATATGTCAATTATGTAAGACCTCTAATAGAAAAGAATTTAGGGAGGTTAGTAAAATTTTAAAGAATTCATTTGAAATTAAATAA
- a CDS encoding Fur family transcriptional regulator: MTPQRQKVLSLFEEIGSGIHLSAEEVHSKLTISGEKVSLATIYRTLRLLVKMTFLNELDLSEGGNRFELLSHDHPDHHHLICIRCGRTEEFENNNVINAGKAAAKNFGFKLLESSLNVRALCPKCSNK; encoded by the coding sequence ATGACCCCTCAAAGGCAAAAGGTTCTTTCTTTGTTTGAGGAGATTGGCTCTGGAATCCATCTCAGTGCGGAGGAGGTGCATTCCAAATTGACAATTTCTGGGGAGAAGGTTTCTCTTGCGACTATTTATAGAACTTTAAGACTCTTGGTCAAGATGACCTTCCTTAATGAACTTGATTTAAGTGAAGGAGGTAATAGATTCGAATTGCTTAGTCATGATCATCCAGATCATCATCATTTGATTTGTATTCGATGTGGTAGAACAGAAGAGTTTGAGAATAATAATGTTATTAATGCTGGTAAAGCAGCAGCTAAAAACTTTGGATTTAAATTATTGGAGTCATCGTTAAACGTAAGAGCATTATGTCCAAAGTGTTCTAACAAATAA
- the arsS gene encoding arsenosugar biosynthesis radical SAM (seleno)protein ArsS (Some members of this family are selenoproteins.) gives MEINKNKFPKIKRDFLDTLQINIGYKCNQACSHCHVDSSPSRTEMMSDEIIKIIPKVIKSNNIKLLDITGGAPELHPKFKELVIEVRSLNVEVMDRCNLTILREPGYESLASFLASNKVQITASLPCYLEGNVDKQRGKGVFEKSILALKHLNNLGYGIKDKGLLLNLVYNPSSPQLPPCQKELEDTYRRELKERYGIFFSNLFVLANMPINRYENYLKIIGKLEDYNKLLKDNHNPANLDSVMCRTTLSVDWKGFLYDCDFNQQLGMKRDGNVKHLNDLLIPLVSLKNNPISIGNHCFGCTAGAGSSCGGELT, from the coding sequence ATGGAGATAAATAAAAATAAATTCCCAAAAATCAAAAGAGACTTTCTTGATACTTTGCAAATAAATATAGGATATAAATGTAATCAGGCCTGCAGTCATTGCCATGTAGATTCTAGTCCAAGCAGAACCGAAATGATGAGCGATGAAATTATAAAGATTATACCTAAAGTTATAAAATCTAATAATATTAAGCTACTAGATATTACAGGAGGAGCCCCCGAGCTTCATCCTAAATTCAAAGAATTAGTAATAGAAGTACGCAGTCTTAATGTTGAAGTAATGGACAGATGTAACTTAACAATACTCAGAGAGCCAGGTTATGAAAGTTTAGCTAGTTTTTTAGCATCAAATAAAGTACAAATAACTGCATCGCTTCCATGTTATCTCGAGGGCAATGTAGACAAACAACGAGGAAAAGGTGTTTTTGAAAAAAGTATCTTAGCTCTTAAGCATCTTAACAATTTAGGTTACGGCATAAAAGACAAAGGTCTACTTTTAAATCTAGTCTATAATCCAAGCAGCCCACAACTTCCTCCATGCCAAAAAGAACTAGAAGATACTTATAGACGCGAACTAAAAGAAAGATATGGAATCTTTTTCTCGAATTTATTTGTTTTAGCGAATATGCCAATTAATAGATATGAGAACTATTTAAAGATAATTGGAAAACTAGAAGATTATAATAAATTACTTAAAGATAATCATAATCCAGCAAATCTTGATTCAGTAATGTGTAGAACAACTCTGAGTGTTGATTGGAAAGGTTTTTTATATGATTGTGATTTCAACCAACAACTTGGGATGAAGAGAGATGGTAACGTTAAGCATTTGAATGATCTATTAATTCCACTTGTCTCTTTAAAGAATAATCCTATTTCAATAGGAAATCATTGTTTTGGATGTACTGCTGGAGCTGGTTCAAGTTGTGGTGGAGAATTAACTTAA